A single window of Cydia strobilella chromosome 18, ilCydStro3.1, whole genome shotgun sequence DNA harbors:
- the LOC134749750 gene encoding cyclin-dependent-like kinase 5, whose product MQKYEKLEKIGEGTYGTVFKAKNKETHEIVALKRVRLDDDDEGVPSSALREICLLKELKHKNIVRLYDVLHSEKKLTLVFEHCDQDLKKYFDSLNGEIDLDVVKSFMYQLLRGLAFCHSHNVLHRDLKPQNLLINKNGELKLADFGLARAFGIPVKCYSAEVVTLWYRPPDVLFGAKLYTTSIDMWSAGCIFAELANSGRPLFPGSDVDDQLKRIFKLLGTPNEDTWPGVTQLPDYKPLPVYQPSLGLAQVVPRLPAKGRDLLARLLTCNPALRMPADDAMAHAYFHDLNPSVKNDRC is encoded by the exons ATGCAGAAATATgagaaattagaaaaaattggCGAGGGAACATACGGCACGGTATTCAAAGCGAAAAACAAAGAaactcatgaaatagtcgccCTGAAACGAGTAAGGTTAGACGACGATGATGAAGGAGTACCATCATCCGCACTGCGGGAAATATGCCTTTTGAAAGAGCTAAAGCACAAAAATATAGTTCGTCTCTACGATGTGCTGCATAGTGAGAAAAAGTTGACACTAGTCTTTGAACATTGTGATCAGgatttaaagaaatattttgatAGTTTGAACGGAGAGATCGATCTTGATGTAGTGAAATCGTTTATGTACCAGCTGTTGCGCGGATTGGCATTCTGTCACAGCCACAATGTCCTTCACAGAGACCTGAAACCTCAgaatttgttaattaataagAATGGAGAATTGAAATTGGCAGACTTTGGTTTAGCCAGAGCATTTGGTATTCCAGTGAAGTGTTACTCTGCGGAGGTGGTTACACTCTGGTACAGGCCTCCTGATGTGTTGTTTGGAGCTAAATTGTACACAACTAGTATAGACATGTGGTCAGCAGGATGTATATTTGCAGAGCTTGCTAATTCTGGCAGGCCCCTGTTTCCTGGTTCAGATGTTGATGATCAACTTAAGAGGATCTTTAAATTACTTG GTACCCCTAATGAAGACACGTGGCCAGGAGTGACCCAGCTTCCTGACTACAAGCCCCTACCAGTGTATCAGCCAAGCCTGGGATTAGCCCAAGTAGTTCCGCGACTGCCAGCAAAGGGCCGGGACCTTCTAGCCCGTCTGCTCACCTGCAACCCGGCACTCAGGATGCCTGCTGATGATGCCATGGCCCATGCTTACTTCCACGATTTGAATCCATCAGTAAAGAATGACAGATGTTAA
- the LOC134749749 gene encoding peptidyl-prolyl cis-trans isomerase FKBP8, with the protein MSEEDNALVNQSESSSFEDLATAHDIEEAKLAEAAAAETEKPVESKADEWQDVLGSGALLKKILKPGDESEGLRPHRSDICRISYELKIRGGNGDMFEKRDHVKIYLGDNEILQGLDLALTLMYKGEECLLQIAPRFAYGDVGLKPGENQGLVGESTPVNYEGPVIGPETWLEARLELHDWSEEPEHETLPIAERMDIGIRRRARGNWWYGRGEAQLAVQLYRRALDVLDESEGGITEPTASGELAPTSDELRALLEERLRVHNNMAAAQLKAGVYEAALQAVTRVLSCQPQNAKALYRKSRILSAMGRNSEALEAARAAAAAAPDDAGARKELQRCEQRATRDRSVERRLAKRMLGTQAPKGTPDKKPSKAKMLMWGLLSLLVGVASVLVYRYKMQGH; encoded by the exons ATGAGCGAAGAAGATAATGCCTTGGTGAACCAGTCGGAGAGCAGTTCGTTTGAGGATCTGGCGACAGCTCACGATATAGAGGAGGCGAAACTGGCCGAGGCTGCGGCAGCGGAGACTGAGAAACCCGTAGAGAGCAAAGCTGACGAGTGGCAGGATGTGCTTGGATCAGGTGCCCTACTTAAAAAG ATTTTAAAGCCTGGAGATGAGTCAGAAGGCCTGAGACCACACAGAAGTGATATATGTCGGATAAGCTATGAGCTCAAGATCCGAGGTGGCAATGGAGACATGTTTGAGAAGAGAGATCATGTTAAAATTTATCTGGGAGATAATGAG ATCCTACAAGGATTGGACTTGGCACTTACACTTATGTACAAAGGGGAAGAGTGCCTTCTTCAAATAGCGCCACGTTTTGCGTATGGAGACGTAGGGCTGAAGCCTGGCGAGAACCAAGGTTTGGTTGGGGAGAGCACTCCAGTAAATTATGAAGGCCCAGTTATTGGTCCGGAAACATGGTTGGAAGCTCGATTGGAACTGCATGATTGGAGCGAAGAACCTGAACATGAAACGCTGCCAATTGCTGAGAGAATGGATATTGG AATTCGTCGCCGCGCTCGCGGCAACTGGTGGTACGGGCGGGGCGAGGCGCAGCTGGCCGTGCAGCTGTACCGGCGCGCGCTGGACGTGCTGGACGAGTCGGAGGGCGGCATCACGGAGCCCACCGCGTCCGGCGAGCTCGCGCCCACGTCGGacgagctgcgcgcgctgctggaGGAGCGCCTGCGCGTGCACAACAACATGGCCGCCGCGCAGCTCAAGGCCGGGGTGTACGAGGCGGCGCTGCAG GCAGTGACCCGCGTGCTATCCTGCCAACCCCAAAATGCGAAAGCCCTATACCGCAAGTCGCGCATCCTATCCGCCATGGGCCGCAACTCGGAAGCCCTGGAGGCGGcccgcgcggcggcggcggcggcgcccgaCGACGCCGGGGCGAGGAAGGAGCTGCAGCGCTGCGAGCAGCGGGCCACCAGGGACCGCTCGGTGGAGCGCCGGCTGGCCAAGAGGATGTTGGGCACGCAAGCGCCTAAAGGGACGCCGGATAAGAAACCATCGAAAGCTAAG ATGCTGATGTGGGGCCTGCTGAGCCTGCTGGTGGGCGTGGCTAGCGTGCTGGTGTACCGGTACAAGATGCAGGGGCATTGA